The genome window CTCAAGCATGAAAGGCAAGAGATTCGTAGTGAAAGCCCGTAAGCCTGTTTGGGTATCGCTGACCGCCACTCCGGTTTGTTGCTTAAACAAGAAGCGGGTCAATTTATTCCCGAAAGCAGAACGCAAAGGAACTTTTCCAGAGAAGGCGCGTGCTCCTAGAATAAGTGCTCCAGGATGCTCTTGAGATTGGTTAACAACCCTGAAAATATCCCAAATTTTGTGCTGACCGTCTGCATCAGCTGTAACAATGCTTCCATAGGTACCTCTTTCTAGGATGTAGGCATAAGCAGTCTTGAGAGCTTGCCCTTTTCCTTGGTTGTGCTCATGAGTCAGAACTGTCGCAAGACCCTCTAATTTGTCAAAAATTACTTTCTTGTCAGCGTCACTCCCATCGTCGACAACGATGATGTGGAGATCGCTCTTAGCGTGGACCAAGCGAACCAGTTTGACAAGATTCAGATCTGGTTGATAGGCGGGGATGATAAGATAATTCATAATCGTTCCTCGTTTCTTGAGATTTGTTGTAGCTAGTATAAAGACTCAAGCTTAAAGCTAACTGATATCAGTTTTCTTTAAGGAAAGAGGAGAAAGAAGGGAAAGAGTTTTTTCTATAAAATGTCATATTTTAGGACATTTCTTTCTTTTTTCTCGAAGGGGACGTCCAGAATCATTTTTCAAATCCTAAAGATAATTCTTGCCTTTGTTCGAAAAGTCTGGTATAATAGTTTCTTGTGAGTAAACCTCACTTACCCCTTGCAAAGACAGGGGGTCATTAGTCCAAAAGGAGGAACATTATCAATGGCTAAATACGAAATTCTTTATATTATTCGTCCAAACATTGAAGAAGAAGCTAAAAACGCTTTGGTAGCACGTTTCGATTCTATCTTGACTGACAACGGTGCAACTGTTGTTGAATCAAAAGATTGGGAAAAACGTCGTCTTGCATACGAAATCCAAGATTTCCGTGAAGGACTTTACCACATCGTAAACGTTGAAGCGAACGACGCTGTAGCTCTTAACGAGTTCGACCGTCTTTCAAAAATCAACGGTGACATTCTTCGTCACATGATCGTAAAAGTTGACGCGTAAGAAATCATCAGAGGTGACTTATGATTAACAATGTTGTACTTGTCGGTCGTATGACCCGTGATGCTGAACTTCGCTACACTCCAAGCAATCAAGCAGTTGCTACTTTCAGCCTAGCTGTCAACCGCAACTTCAAGAGTCAAAATGGAGAGCGCGAAGCCGATTTCATCAACTGTGTGATCTGGCGTCAGCAAGCAGAAAACTTAGCCAACTGGGCTAAGAAAGGTGCTTTGATTGGGATTACCGGTCGCATTCAAACACGTAATTACGAAAACCAGCAAGGTCAACGTGTTTATGTCACTGAAGTCGTAGCAGACAGCTTCCAACTATTGGAAAGCCGTGCAGCACGCGAAGGGCATGCAGGTGGTGGCTATTCATCAGGCAACGGTGGTTTTGCTGGAAATGCAACCCCAAGTTTTGGTGGATCTGAACCAAGCAATGCAGCGCCAAACTTTGGTCGTGAAGAAAATCCATTTGGAGCGAATCCAATGGATATCTCAGACGACGATCTTCCATTCTAAGAATGGGTTTAACGAATTAAAACTATAAAGGAGAATTAAACATGGCTCAACAACGTCGTGGCGGATTCAAACGCCGTAAAAAAGTTGATTACATCGCAGCAAACAAAATCGAATATGTCGATTACAAAGATACTGAGCTTCTTAGCCGTTTCGTTTCAGAACGTGGGAAAATCCTTCCTCGTCGTGTAACTGGAACTTCAGCGAAGAACCAACGTAAAGTAACAACAGCTATCAAACGCGCTCGCGTAATGGCTTTGATGCCTTTCGTAAACGAAGATTAAAAAAGAGGTCCAGTGGACCTCTTTTTCACGAGCTTGAAAATAAAAAAGCGAGTAAGACCCTAACGGGTCTTTTTTTCACGAGCGTGGAAATGTAAGAGCGAGTTGAGGTCCGGTGGACCTCTTTTTCAGACCCTTTGGATCTTTTTTTGCGAGCATAGAAATGTGGTAGTGAGTTAGGTCCGTGTGAAGCTCTTTGACCTTTCTCAAGCTCTAATTATGCTATAATGATGAAGAAAAAGGTATCAAGGAGCGCAACATGAAGGAAGGTGTAATCATCAGGAGGATGATAAAGGCAGATATTGAGCACATCTCTAAAGCCTTTATCCACCAAGGGTGGCCAGGTAGAGAGGATATCCTGACTAGCTATTTTCAGGAACAGGAGAATAGAGAGAGGGACGTATTAGTAGCTGAGTCGGATGGATTTGTGGCAGGTTATATCACTATATTGCCTGTTGCCAAGCACGGCCCTTTCGTGGGAGTCTATCCTGAACTATCTGATTTTAATGTTTTTGAGCCGTTTAGAAATCGAGGAATTGGGAATCAACTTTTAGAAGAGGCGGAAAAAAGAGTCCGGCTACTATCAGAGATTGTTACTTTAGGGGTTGGTTTACACTCGGGTTATGGCCCAGCTCAAAGACTGTATGTCAAACGGGGCTATATCCCAGATGGATCTGGGGTTTGGTTTAGTGATCACCCCTTGGCCCCTTACAGTTCTTGTGAAAACAATGATGACTTAGTCCTCTATTTTTCAAAAAGATTGAACAGGGAAATACAGTAAAACAAAAACGGATGAAAACTTCATCCGTTTCTTTTTAGCGTCGAGTTGCGGGTGCTGTGCTCGAGCTTTTAATATTAAAGCGTTTCTTGAGGTAGAAACGAAGGACAAGTGCTAAAGCACCTAAAACGATGGCAAAAACATCTGGAATAGTTGGGTTGAGAACCTGTGGGAGTAAGGAAGTAAAGGACAAGACAATGACCCAAAGGAACATGACTCCGACAAGAATCGGCATAGATTTCCAAAGAGAAGGACGTTCGCTACGATCTTTGGTACCATCCATATACTGATAGAAGAAGTAGTACATAAGGTACAAGAGCAGGGCCCCTGTCAAACTTCCAAGAATCAAGGTGATCAACCCATAGCCAGTACGACGTGGTGCAACCAAGTTCATAAAGGCGCTAATCGCAGCAAAAACACCAAAGATAAAGAGGAAGGAATCCAAAATCATGAGAGAGGGAGCATCGTTTAATTTCGGATGCTCTTTTTCATAGCGCTCTTTCTCGCTGAAAGAGTTCGCCCATACAGTTGGAGCTCCAAAAAGGGTCCGTGCCGGAATTCCTTTCCCTTGGTTTTCATGGATAGCTGGAAGAATTTCTTGGATGAGGCTTTCTGCTTCTTCCTCTGTCTTTCCGTTTTCAAGCAATTGGTGTTTGGCGATCCGGATAAATTCTAGATTTTTCTTACTAAGTTGATGAAGGTCGGTGTGAGACATAGTTACTCCTTTGATGTACAAGTTTGGTTAGAACCATTTTTTATGGATGAGGTAGACGACGAGAGACCCGGTCAGGGCAAAGGCGATGAAAATAATCAGCCAGAAGGCATGAGGTTCGCCATTGAGCGGAAGCTCATTGTCCTTGAAGTTCATCCCGTAGGCCGAAAAGATCATGGTCGGAATGGACATGACAATGGTAACGAGGGCCAGGGTCTTCATGATGTTGTTCTGGTTGTTGGAGATGATCGATGCGAAGGTATCGGTCATGGAGTGCAGGATATTTCCATAAATATCTGCCATCTCGATGGCCTGCTGGGTTTCGATCAAGGTATCTTCCAACAGATCCTCGTCTTCTAGGTATTTCTTGATGTTACTAGTAGCACTGGTCAATTTCTTGATCACGCGCTCATTGGTTTTCAGAGAGGCCTTAAAGTAGACGATGGTTTTTTCCAACTCCATCAACTCAATCAGCTCTTCATTACGCGTTGATTTGTGCAATTGGGTTTCAATCTGTTCGCTTTTGCGATCCAAGGTACGAAGTGCAGACAAGTACAGTTCAGCGTTGCGATAGAGGATCTGAAAGATAAAGCGCGACCGCATAAAGGTATAGAAATTC of Streptococcus sp. S5 contains these proteins:
- the rpsR gene encoding 30S ribosomal protein S18, encoding MAQQRRGGFKRRKKVDYIAANKIEYVDYKDTELLSRFVSERGKILPRRVTGTSAKNQRKVTTAIKRARVMALMPFVNED
- the rpsF gene encoding 30S ribosomal protein S6 is translated as MAKYEILYIIRPNIEEEAKNALVARFDSILTDNGATVVESKDWEKRRLAYEIQDFREGLYHIVNVEANDAVALNEFDRLSKINGDILRHMIVKVDA
- a CDS encoding GNAT family N-acetyltransferase; the encoded protein is MKEGVIIRRMIKADIEHISKAFIHQGWPGREDILTSYFQEQENRERDVLVAESDGFVAGYITILPVAKHGPFVGVYPELSDFNVFEPFRNRGIGNQLLEEAEKRVRLLSEIVTLGVGLHSGYGPAQRLYVKRGYIPDGSGVWFSDHPLAPYSSCENNDDLVLYFSKRLNREIQ
- a CDS encoding DUF1129 domain-containing protein, giving the protein MSHTDLHQLSKKNLEFIRIAKHQLLENGKTEEEAESLIQEILPAIHENQGKGIPARTLFGAPTVWANSFSEKERYEKEHPKLNDAPSLMILDSFLFIFGVFAAISAFMNLVAPRRTGYGLITLILGSLTGALLLYLMYYFFYQYMDGTKDRSERPSLWKSMPILVGVMFLWVIVLSFTSLLPQVLNPTIPDVFAIVLGALALVLRFYLKKRFNIKSSSTAPATRR
- a CDS encoding magnesium transporter CorA family protein, with product MKQVFLSTTTEFKEIETLEPGSWINLVNPSQSESMEIASAFNIDIADLRAPLDAEEMSRMTIEDEYTLIIVDVPIKEERNNQTYYVTIPLGIILTEEAIITTCLEKLPLLDIFINRRLRNFYTFMRSRFIFQILYRNAELYLSALRTLDRKSEQIETQLHKSTRNEELIELMELEKTIVYFKASLKTNERVIKKLTSATSNIKKYLEDEDLLEDTLIETQQAIEMADIYGNILHSMTDTFASIISNNQNNIMKTLALVTIVMSIPTMIFSAYGMNFKDNELPLNGEPHAFWLIIFIAFALTGSLVVYLIHKKWF
- a CDS encoding single-stranded DNA-binding protein, which produces MINNVVLVGRMTRDAELRYTPSNQAVATFSLAVNRNFKSQNGEREADFINCVIWRQQAENLANWAKKGALIGITGRIQTRNYENQQGQRVYVTEVVADSFQLLESRAAREGHAGGGYSSGNGGFAGNATPSFGGSEPSNAAPNFGREENPFGANPMDISDDDLPF